In the Borrelia turicatae 91E135 genome, one interval contains:
- a CDS encoding LptF/LptG family permease produces MKVDKLFVNNISLTFLFMNFLFVILIVLIDLFTNLFNYLDHNLSISDIVYIYYLYLPKCFSDGLALSFLFAVSNLIGNLSMRNEIIGLFSCGISISRILRSIIMLSVFISVMLFFFDNYLVIDTIAKRDAFLKNSVGNQGANDRNIIIRDFAREIYNIKHYDIENDTIANLMIILKDQNDNFKKRYDISKAEWIDSRWRLYGVREFSKIERDVIEKFHEVLDGRGIINLEPEYIKIVMLSSKTLNFSKLISWIKALRREKLDYSEALFDLLSRIFFSFRLILLSFTVSFVSLALKKNIFIWSLLNSIAFAVVYVMSIMVFSFLADLGYLPIAVASSLPTILFIVINFIIYNLVCK; encoded by the coding sequence ATGAAAGTAGATAAGCTTTTCGTGAATAATATATCATTAACTTTTTTGTTTATGAATTTTCTTTTTGTGATCTTAATTGTGCTTATCGATTTATTTACCAATCTTTTTAATTATCTTGATCATAATCTTAGTATTAGTGATATTGTTTATATTTATTATCTTTATTTGCCAAAGTGTTTTTCAGATGGTTTGGCTTTATCTTTTCTTTTTGCCGTTTCTAATCTTATTGGTAATCTTTCTATGAGAAACGAAATAATAGGACTTTTTAGTTGTGGTATTTCTATTTCTAGAATATTAAGATCAATAATTATGCTTAGTGTTTTTATCTCAGTAATGCTCTTTTTTTTTGATAATTATTTGGTTATAGATACTATTGCTAAAAGGGATGCTTTTCTTAAGAATAGTGTTGGCAATCAAGGTGCAAATGATAGAAATATAATCATTAGGGATTTTGCGAGAGAAATTTACAATATTAAGCATTATGATATCGAGAATGATACTATTGCTAACTTGATGATTATTTTAAAAGATCAAAATGATAATTTTAAAAAAAGGTATGATATAAGTAAGGCTGAGTGGATTGATTCCAGATGGAGGCTTTATGGTGTTAGGGAATTTTCTAAGATCGAACGAGATGTGATAGAAAAATTTCATGAAGTTCTTGATGGTAGGGGGATTATTAATTTAGAGCCTGAATATATTAAAATAGTTATGCTGTCGTCAAAAACGTTGAATTTTTCAAAGCTTATTAGCTGGATTAAGGCTCTTAGGAGAGAAAAATTAGATTATTCTGAAGCTTTATTTGATTTGTTAAGCAGAATCTTTTTTTCATTTAGATTAATACTTCTTAGTTTTACTGTGAGTTTTGTAAGTCTTGCTTTGAAAAAAAATATTTTTATATGGAGTTTGTTAAATAGTATTGCATTTGCAGTTGTGTATGTTATGTCAATTATGGTTTTTAGCTTTTTAGCAGATCTTGGATATTTGCCTATAGCAGTTGCAAGTTCGTTACCCACTATTTTGTTTATTGTTATTAATTTTATCATTTATAATCTTGTGTGTAAGTAG
- the coaBC gene encoding bifunctional phosphopantothenoylcysteine decarboxylase/phosphopantothenate--cysteine ligase CoaBC, whose translation MKKHKNILIGVCGGIAAYKSTYIISSLVKMGYNIKVIMTRNATKFITPLTLETVSKNRVVQSLWNTSHEEVEHINLARWANLILIIPATYNIISKIASGIADDTLTTVISASTVPTYFAIAMNNIMYQNPILEENIKKLKKYNYKFIEPDEGFLACSLNAIGRLKNENDILKIILNALDPKLPLKNKKILITASRTEEELDPIRYFSNKSTGQMGFSLGIEARNLGAHVTIITGPSNEKTPYGINVIRIKTASEMYKEAINIYQEFDVIIGAAAVADFRPDKIYKTKIKKDTIEDLHIKFIKNPDIIKYIGKNKTKNQIVIGFCAQKDEILIEKAKEKLKTKNLDYIIANDLKYFGSSLNKTYIIDKNSVKELPEISKKETATEILKILYQ comes from the coding sequence ATGAAGAAACATAAAAATATATTAATCGGTGTATGCGGGGGAATCGCAGCCTATAAGTCAACCTATATTATCTCAAGTCTAGTAAAGATGGGATATAATATCAAAGTTATAATGACAAGAAACGCGACTAAATTTATTACTCCCTTAACATTAGAGACGGTCTCTAAAAATAGAGTGGTTCAAAGCCTATGGAATACAAGCCATGAAGAAGTAGAACACATAAATTTGGCAAGATGGGCAAATTTAATATTAATTATTCCAGCAACATACAACATCATTTCTAAAATTGCATCAGGAATTGCTGATGATACTTTAACTACAGTCATATCTGCAAGTACTGTTCCAACCTATTTTGCAATAGCAATGAACAACATAATGTATCAAAACCCCATTCTAGAAGAAAACATTAAAAAACTAAAAAAATATAATTATAAATTTATTGAACCTGATGAAGGATTCCTGGCATGTTCTTTAAATGCTATTGGACGACTTAAAAATGAAAATGATATTTTAAAAATAATATTAAACGCATTAGATCCAAAATTACCATTAAAAAACAAAAAAATACTAATAACCGCATCCAGAACTGAAGAAGAATTAGATCCAATTCGTTACTTCTCAAATAAATCAACAGGACAAATGGGATTCAGTTTAGGCATTGAGGCACGAAATCTTGGAGCCCATGTAACAATAATTACAGGTCCCAGCAATGAAAAAACACCTTATGGAATAAACGTTATTAGAATAAAAACAGCATCAGAAATGTACAAAGAAGCAATAAACATATACCAAGAATTCGACGTTATAATTGGCGCTGCTGCTGTTGCAGACTTTAGACCCGATAAAATTTATAAGACTAAAATCAAAAAAGATACTATTGAAGACCTTCATATTAAATTTATCAAAAATCCGGACATAATAAAATATATAGGTAAAAACAAAACTAAAAACCAAATTGTTATTGGATTTTGTGCTCAAAAAGATGAAATCTTAATAGAAAAAGCCAAAGAAAAACTAAAAACTAAAAATTTAGACTATATTATTGCAAACGACTTAAAATATTTTGGATCAAGCCTAAACAAAACTTATATAATAGACAAAAATAGTGTTAAAGAACTTCCTGAAATATCAAAAAAAGAAACGGCAACAGAAATTTTAAAAATTTTATATCAATAA
- the panF gene encoding sodium/pantothenate symporter, which produces MTKAFFLFFIFLISYCVFGIFAGKKRGGASFLHNYFLANKGLNFFVMSLVVASTYVSASSFISGPSAVYRYGLSFIFLAVIQIPTSLISFVIIGEKLNLEAKKVNAINIVDYIGYRYLSRSLVFVSSLIIIFFSLFLISAQLMGGAKLLEVFFQINYTDALIFFSLFVFLYVCLGGFKMIAYMDLIQGILMIIASVLLFSRLVDLGGGISNLFKMARLNLRDDLFLPSNLDLKIEYIISFWILIGIGVLGLPQFVNNFIAFKDVKAIRFSLPIVTFVIGFLVVIMHLIGFFSLIIFPELELNDKVILNVALKVLNPKIFILFFVGLLSAIMSTIDSGLLLLSSIWVKSILSLSKNISANIGINKIIIISNICFMLIIVFLSLKPPDFLLFLNIFAIGALEVSFFSIIVFGLYFNFVSKISAFISQVFGLLSYLIIIFYGELGSYYFHPIVPSLFISVCSFLIVNFVCQKCSKI; this is translated from the coding sequence ATGACTAAAGCGTTTTTTTTATTTTTTATCTTTTTGATTTCATATTGTGTTTTTGGCATCTTTGCTGGAAAAAAAAGGGGAGGAGCGTCATTTTTACATAATTATTTTCTTGCAAATAAGGGGCTAAATTTTTTTGTAATGTCATTAGTTGTTGCTTCTACCTATGTTAGTGCTAGTAGTTTTATTTCAGGGCCTTCGGCTGTTTATAGATATGGATTGTCTTTTATATTTTTAGCAGTTATTCAAATTCCTACAAGTTTAATTTCATTTGTTATTATTGGTGAGAAATTGAATTTGGAAGCTAAAAAAGTTAATGCAATAAATATTGTTGATTATATTGGATATAGATATCTTAGTCGATCTTTAGTTTTTGTTAGTAGTTTGATAATAATTTTTTTCTCTTTGTTTTTAATCTCAGCTCAGCTTATGGGAGGTGCTAAACTTTTAGAGGTTTTTTTTCAAATTAATTATACTGATGCTCTTATTTTTTTCTCTCTATTTGTTTTTTTATATGTTTGCTTGGGAGGGTTTAAGATGATAGCATATATGGATTTAATACAAGGTATTTTGATGATCATAGCGTCTGTACTATTATTTTCAAGGTTAGTTGATTTGGGTGGTGGAATTAGTAATCTTTTTAAGATGGCTCGGTTGAATCTTAGAGATGATCTATTTTTGCCATCAAATTTGGATTTGAAAATTGAATATATAATTTCTTTTTGGATACTAATAGGAATTGGGGTATTGGGGCTACCACAATTTGTTAATAATTTTATAGCATTTAAAGATGTGAAAGCTATTAGATTTTCTCTTCCTATTGTTACTTTTGTAATAGGATTTTTAGTTGTTATTATGCATTTAATAGGTTTTTTTTCTCTTATTATTTTTCCTGAATTAGAACTAAATGATAAAGTTATCTTAAATGTAGCATTAAAGGTTTTAAATCCTAAAATATTTATATTATTTTTTGTAGGACTCTTATCAGCAATAATGTCTACAATAGATTCAGGTCTTCTTTTGCTGTCTTCGATTTGGGTAAAGTCAATATTGTCATTAAGTAAAAATATTAGTGCTAATATTGGGATTAATAAAATTATTATTATTTCTAATATTTGTTTTATGTTAATAATAGTTTTTTTATCTTTAAAACCACCTGATTTTTTGCTTTTTTTAAATATTTTCGCAATTGGAGCTTTGGAAGTTTCATTCTTTTCTATTATTGTTTTTGGACTTTATTTTAATTTTGTAAGTAAAATATCGGCTTTTATTTCTCAGGTTTTTGGACTTTTAAGTTATTTGATCATAATTTTTTATGGTGAATTAGGTAGTTATTATTTTCATCCTATTGTTCCTTCGCTTTTTATCTCTGTATGTTCATTTTTGATAGTTAATTTTGTTTGTCAAAAATGTAGTAAAATTTAG
- a CDS encoding DUF997 family protein encodes MINKVFFASIIYLFLFIWWLLSAYLSYFPIDVFNIPLWFFLSCILFPIFSLLLVCFFVIFFKND; translated from the coding sequence TTGATAAATAAAGTATTTTTTGCAAGTATTATATATTTATTTCTGTTTATTTGGTGGCTTTTATCAGCTTATTTATCTTACTTTCCTATTGATGTATTTAATATTCCTCTTTGGTTTTTTCTATCGTGTATCTTGTTTCCTATTTTCAGTTTGTTATTAGTGTGTTTTTTTGTGATTTTTTTTAAGAATGACTAA
- the murJ gene encoding murein biosynthesis integral membrane protein MurJ codes for MNKDILSTVIVMVSIFFSRIMGFIKIKVFSYYFGASLESDIFNYVFNIPNNLRKIISEGAMTSAFMPEFTHERKKSSKHAIDFFRRVITFNIISISLLISVMILFSRQIMYFVSSYRGSHLELASYIFNYLILYVLLISLSSIFSSVLNSYKFFFIPSFSPVMLSFSIILSIYLFYKQYGIYSAVIGVIVGGILQFLVQMINCIYIGLTYRPMFNFNDSSFLRFLKRWAHMIISALVAITTQQISFALASILDIGSVSILSNAIVYYQLPVGIFYVSISTVIFPKMAEYASLGNNKGLNLILNHGIDILIFILIPMSFLMYIWAGPILNLLLTGGKFSVYDTQRTVNVLQYFLIGLPFSSIFGLFQKYYFSIRNSKIPLYFNLLFAAIDITISIFGIRFYKVVDILPIAQSISFALCVVIFYFIGLKGGMKLEFVRSLVALIKAFISLIPLYLFYTLFKNVKWDVGFSFSNFYLLSVAGVISIVILILCYYLLGVNKLFKFISREIL; via the coding sequence ATGAATAAAGATATTCTCTCAACAGTTATTGTTATGGTTTCGATTTTTTTTTCACGTATAATGGGTTTTATTAAAATTAAGGTATTTTCTTACTATTTTGGGGCAAGTCTTGAGTCAGATATTTTTAATTATGTTTTTAATATTCCGAATAATTTAAGGAAGATTATTTCAGAAGGTGCAATGACTTCAGCTTTTATGCCGGAATTCACTCATGAGAGGAAAAAATCTAGTAAACATGCTATTGATTTTTTCAGACGAGTTATCACTTTTAATATTATAAGTATTAGTCTTCTTATTTCTGTTATGATTCTTTTTTCTCGACAAATTATGTATTTTGTATCTTCTTATAGAGGTAGTCATTTGGAATTGGCTAGTTATATATTTAACTACTTAATACTTTATGTGTTACTTATAAGCTTATCATCGATATTTTCATCGGTTTTAAATTCTTATAAGTTTTTTTTTATTCCATCTTTTTCTCCCGTTATGCTCTCTTTTAGCATTATATTAAGCATATATTTATTTTATAAGCAATATGGAATATATAGTGCTGTTATTGGAGTAATTGTTGGTGGGATTTTGCAATTTTTAGTTCAGATGATAAATTGTATTTATATTGGTCTTACATATAGACCAATGTTTAACTTTAATGATTCTTCATTTTTGAGATTTTTAAAAAGATGGGCGCATATGATTATATCAGCTTTAGTAGCAATTACTACTCAGCAAATTTCATTTGCTTTGGCATCAATCCTGGATATTGGGAGTGTTTCTATTTTAAGTAATGCAATTGTTTATTATCAGCTTCCTGTTGGAATTTTTTATGTCTCTATTTCTACAGTTATTTTTCCTAAGATGGCAGAATATGCTTCTTTAGGCAATAATAAAGGATTAAATTTGATTTTGAATCATGGAATTGATATTTTGATTTTTATTTTGATTCCAATGTCATTTTTAATGTATATTTGGGCTGGTCCTATTCTAAATTTATTGCTTACAGGAGGTAAGTTTTCCGTATATGACACTCAAAGAACCGTTAACGTATTACAATATTTTTTAATTGGATTACCATTTTCTTCGATTTTTGGATTGTTTCAAAAATATTATTTTTCGATACGTAACTCAAAAATTCCGCTTTACTTTAATCTTCTTTTTGCTGCTATTGATATTACAATCTCAATTTTTGGTATTAGATTTTATAAAGTGGTAGACATTTTGCCTATTGCACAATCAATTTCTTTTGCTTTATGTGTAGTTATTTTTTATTTCATTGGACTTAAGGGGGGGATGAAGCTTGAATTTGTTAGGTCTTTAGTAGCTCTTATTAAGGCATTTATTTCCCTTATTCCCTTATATTTATTTTATACTCTTTTTAAGAATGTTAAATGGGATGTAGGATTTAGTTTCAGTAATTTTTACTTATTAAGTGTTGCAGGCGTAATTAGTATTGTTATTTTAATACTGTGTTATTATTTACTTGGTGTTAATAAACTTTTTAAGTTTATTAGTAGGGAGATTTTATGA
- a CDS encoding HEAT repeat domain-containing protein, which produces MKYLELVFFFCIMLDIFAIKGTILSIKPLASQEHKIGKDITENDLKRDDTQNPVLKNVNLDVKRVNDAISYGLDAQVIEIINSLKKSGDGEYNALLEKRLQKTFNIDLKLAILDLFLSLKYAGSVDAANYILDNYESNRYPNNLINLAILYLKEFGSKDSLKKTLIDILENKEGNIVATAAYYLGELSSPEYSKDMMNVYDKYSGNDGVKSAILIALGKSDAVDYADRFYEISVDSYENPSIKASAIKALSYLLPEKITESADLYLQNNNNNYNIKIAIVEALSRDVSLKSKEILHDFLRDSDANIRISAVEAIKSHGDIASKEVLIYKIKSDPSLKVREASGKALVDMGSGYEEIQNIMLDFSVENNFKLTMFSYLLDKDINSAGLIALNLLEKENINKPSKLLTNIAMCLAARKGNFDNFYSKIIESKNVDLMNLAIKGAVYNKSALLSGKLKEIKRTTRSEYLRKLLTNY; this is translated from the coding sequence ATGAAGTATTTAGAGCTTGTTTTTTTCTTTTGTATTATGCTTGATATTTTTGCTATTAAAGGGACAATATTATCAATTAAACCTTTAGCGTCTCAGGAACATAAGATCGGTAAGGATATTACAGAAAATGATTTAAAGAGAGATGATACTCAAAATCCTGTTCTTAAAAATGTTAACTTAGATGTGAAGCGGGTAAATGATGCTATTTCTTATGGACTTGATGCCCAAGTTATTGAAATTATTAATAGTCTTAAAAAATCAGGTGATGGTGAATATAATGCGTTGCTTGAAAAGAGGTTGCAGAAAACTTTTAATATTGATCTTAAATTAGCAATTCTTGATTTGTTTTTATCACTTAAATATGCAGGCAGTGTTGATGCTGCTAATTATATTCTTGATAATTATGAGAGTAATAGATATCCTAACAATTTGATTAATTTGGCAATTTTGTATCTTAAGGAATTTGGCAGTAAGGATTCTTTAAAAAAGACTCTTATTGATATCCTTGAGAATAAGGAAGGGAATATTGTGGCTACTGCTGCTTATTATCTTGGTGAGCTTTCTTCTCCTGAATACTCAAAAGATATGATGAATGTTTATGATAAATATTCTGGTAATGATGGAGTTAAATCGGCAATACTCATTGCTCTTGGAAAATCTGATGCTGTTGATTATGCAGATAGATTTTATGAAATTTCTGTTGATAGTTATGAAAATCCATCAATTAAGGCCTCAGCTATTAAGGCTTTATCATATCTTTTGCCTGAAAAAATAACAGAGAGCGCCGATTTGTATCTTCAAAATAATAATAACAATTATAATATTAAAATTGCCATTGTGGAGGCACTCTCAAGGGATGTATCTTTGAAATCAAAAGAGATTTTGCATGATTTTTTAAGAGATTCTGATGCTAACATTAGGATTAGTGCCGTTGAGGCTATTAAGAGTCATGGCGATATTGCTTCAAAAGAGGTATTAATTTATAAGATCAAAAGTGATCCTTCTTTAAAAGTCCGAGAAGCATCAGGTAAAGCTTTAGTAGATATGGGGTCTGGTTATGAAGAGATACAAAATATAATGCTTGATTTTAGTGTTGAGAATAACTTTAAACTTACTATGTTTAGTTATCTTTTGGATAAAGATATAAATTCTGCAGGTTTAATCGCTTTAAATCTCTTGGAAAAGGAAAATATTAATAAACCTTCAAAGTTGCTTACAAATATTGCTATGTGTCTTGCAGCTAGGAAGGGTAATTTTGATAATTTTTATTCTAAGATCATTGAGAGTAAAAATGTTGATTTAATGAATCTTGCAATTAAGGGCGCTGTTTATAATAAATCTGCATTACTCTCAGGTAAGCTTAAAGAGATCAAGAGAACAACTCGTTCAGAGTATTTAAGGAAACTTTTAACGAATTATTGA
- a CDS encoding LptF/LptG family permease, with translation MRVLKNNYESYIIIEFFKYFLITFLFFFFVFFINQILFFMRILLQNYVPFLKAFIFVIYSLPMIIALSPPFAALLSVILTIYRFKLNNEILAFRSIGISIFNLLVPFFKLGVVIALISFITNDFLLPLGSIGRLKIFNEIKEEIPHLILKPYSSKQYGDLIFVSGEKSETGYKNVTFFDNTRLKGYDRILMARELNIQKENYQVYFILNDVLSIALTEDESGFYDYFYADRMKYSIDQVTFSDSWLLSYVAPSQMSIRDVMKLIVKQDKLVKELNMKNDLEEDLLYLNFSNIYLNYLYDKNSFLDEESVLENLSYMHNLILNYSPYEDLIVKRSYALYCLEFYQKISLPLSVLFFIFLAFGMGMYSNKKYSIILELVISILICVFYWVMFIGGKVYTVQYSPNPFLITVLPNVMLIFAGLILFLRLLKK, from the coding sequence ATGAGAGTATTAAAAAACAATTATGAATCTTACATAATTATTGAATTTTTTAAGTATTTTTTAATTACTTTTTTGTTTTTTTTCTTTGTATTTTTCATAAACCAAATACTTTTTTTTATGAGAATACTTCTTCAAAACTATGTTCCGTTTTTAAAGGCTTTTATTTTTGTTATATATTCACTTCCTATGATAATTGCTCTTTCACCTCCCTTTGCGGCTTTACTCTCTGTAATACTTACCATTTATAGATTTAAACTTAATAATGAAATATTGGCTTTTAGGTCAATTGGAATATCTATTTTTAATTTATTAGTTCCATTTTTTAAATTAGGTGTAGTTATTGCATTAATTTCGTTTATTACTAATGATTTTTTACTTCCCCTTGGTTCTATTGGTAGATTGAAAATTTTTAATGAAATCAAAGAAGAAATACCTCATTTGATATTAAAGCCTTATTCAAGCAAACAGTATGGAGATTTAATATTTGTATCAGGAGAAAAATCTGAAACGGGGTATAAAAATGTTACTTTTTTTGATAATACTAGACTTAAAGGTTATGACAGAATATTGATGGCAAGGGAACTTAATATTCAAAAAGAAAATTATCAGGTATATTTTATTTTGAATGATGTTTTATCAATTGCCTTAACAGAGGATGAGAGTGGGTTTTATGACTATTTTTATGCTGATCGGATGAAATATTCAATTGATCAAGTAACGTTTAGTGATAGTTGGTTATTAAGTTATGTGGCACCATCGCAGATGAGTATTAGAGATGTTATGAAACTTATTGTTAAGCAAGATAAGTTAGTTAAAGAATTAAATATGAAAAATGATTTAGAGGAAGATCTTTTGTATTTAAATTTTTCAAATATTTATTTGAATTATTTGTATGATAAGAATAGTTTTTTAGATGAAGAATCTGTTCTTGAAAACTTAAGTTATATGCATAATTTAATTTTAAATTATAGCCCTTATGAAGATCTAATTGTTAAGAGAAGTTATGCTCTTTATTGTTTGGAATTTTATCAAAAAATTAGTTTACCATTGTCTGTTTTATTTTTTATCTTTTTGGCTTTTGGTATGGGCATGTACTCAAATAAAAAATATTCTATTATTCTTGAACTTGTGATTTCAATTCTTATTTGTGTTTTCTATTGGGTAATGTTTATTGGTGGAAAAGTTTATACTGTTCAGTATTCCCCAAATCCTTTTCTTATTACTGTCTTACCAAATGTGATGTTAATTTTTGCAGGTTTGATACTTTTTTTGAGACTTTTAAAGAAATGA
- the tgt gene encoding tRNA guanosine(34) transglycosylase Tgt, translating to MFSIIKNDKNSNARLGVLELPHGKVETPCFMPVGTLGAMKALKHDVLEKLGCDLMLANTYHLYLRPGIDVIKKYGSLHNFTAWDKNFLTDSGGFQVFSLANFRKIETEGVDFKSHIDGSRHYFTPESVFKMQEIFESDIIMALDICSSYGIDYSEASLYTNITTSWARRTLRAYENRKEGYDGLLFLITQGNFFKDLRKRSTEAILELDSPGIAIGGISVGEPRDKYLEILEYNSSLIPKVKPKYVMGIGTPHYILDAIYYGIDIFDCVNPTRIARHGSLLTDNGILRIKRAEFNFDTCPVERDCSCTLCTRYSRGYLRHLIKSEETLGVMLASEHNIHYMFRLIKKARNAIMNGDFTKFRKLYLSKYDEGNFDE from the coding sequence ATGTTTAGTATTATTAAAAATGACAAAAATTCTAATGCAAGACTTGGTGTTCTTGAACTTCCTCATGGGAAGGTTGAAACACCGTGTTTCATGCCAGTTGGTACTTTGGGTGCAATGAAAGCTTTAAAGCATGATGTGCTTGAAAAATTGGGATGTGATCTCATGCTTGCAAATACTTATCATCTTTATTTAAGACCCGGTATTGATGTGATAAAAAAATATGGAAGTTTACATAATTTTACAGCCTGGGATAAAAATTTTTTGACAGATTCTGGAGGATTTCAAGTATTTTCTTTAGCTAATTTTAGAAAGATTGAGACTGAGGGAGTAGATTTTAAATCGCATATTGATGGTTCTAGGCACTATTTTACACCTGAGAGTGTATTTAAGATGCAAGAAATTTTTGAGAGTGATATTATTATGGCGCTTGATATTTGTAGTTCTTATGGGATTGATTACAGTGAGGCGAGTTTGTATACAAATATTACAACCTCTTGGGCTCGTCGTACACTGCGTGCTTATGAGAATAGAAAAGAAGGGTATGATGGTCTTTTATTTTTAATAACTCAGGGTAATTTTTTTAAAGATTTGAGAAAAAGAAGTACCGAGGCGATTTTAGAATTAGATAGTCCTGGTATCGCAATTGGTGGAATTTCTGTTGGAGAACCACGAGATAAATACTTAGAAATTCTTGAATATAATTCTTCATTAATACCTAAGGTTAAGCCAAAGTATGTAATGGGAATTGGTACTCCTCACTATATATTGGATGCAATATATTATGGTATTGATATTTTTGATTGTGTTAATCCTACAAGAATTGCTAGGCATGGTTCACTTTTAACTGATAATGGAATATTGCGTATTAAGAGGGCTGAGTTTAATTTTGATACTTGTCCTGTTGAGCGAGATTGTTCTTGTACTTTATGTACAAGGTATTCAAGAGGGTATTTAAGACATTTAATCAAATCAGAAGAAACTCTTGGAGTGATGTTGGCCAGTGAGCATAACATTCATTATATGTTTAGACTTATTAAAAAGGCTCGCAATGCAATTATGAATGGTGATTTTACAAAATTTAGAAAGCTTTATTTGAGCAAATATGATGAAGGTAATTTTGATGAATAA
- a CDS encoding RluA family pseudouridine synthase, whose product MLSLNVRNVGKYSVIDVLKNDDGKRLDAVLIKFLKFPKSKIIRHIRNGDVLLNNLKVSFSHRIFKDDKIYLYKPLLQGLSLNRVTVKDEVAILRDIKKRIVYEDADLLVINKRRGILVHGDKYSLDTLINAYLLDESLGSLSFKPSAVHRLDRNTSGLIIFAKNINSARILSQAFSSGVVIKKYLALLDGVITKPLTYKNFLYRDKIARKTFVINDIDKCNAVTDIKPILVSKSSTLAEVSIKTGFTHQIRAQCAFNKHALINDKKYDSQFVKTNYFLHSFLIKFNQSLFLRNEFFVEPSSDFLKQISNIFGVYDFKGFI is encoded by the coding sequence ATGTTGTCTTTAAATGTTAGGAATGTTGGTAAATATAGTGTTATTGATGTTCTAAAGAATGACGATGGTAAAAGACTTGATGCAGTGTTGATAAAGTTTTTAAAATTCCCTAAATCTAAAATAATCAGGCATATTAGAAATGGAGATGTTCTTTTAAATAATTTAAAGGTTTCTTTTTCGCATAGAATTTTTAAGGATGATAAAATTTATTTGTATAAACCTTTACTGCAGGGTTTGAGTTTAAACAGGGTAACAGTCAAAGATGAGGTTGCTATATTAAGAGATATAAAGAAAAGAATAGTATATGAGGATGCGGATTTGCTTGTAATTAATAAGAGGAGAGGAATTTTGGTTCATGGGGATAAATATTCACTTGATACTTTGATTAATGCTTATCTTTTAGATGAAAGTCTTGGATCTCTTAGTTTTAAACCTTCAGCTGTGCATAGATTAGATAGAAATACCTCAGGACTTATTATTTTTGCAAAGAATATAAATTCTGCAAGGATTTTAAGTCAGGCATTTAGTAGTGGTGTTGTTATTAAAAAGTATCTGGCTTTACTTGATGGTGTGATTACAAAACCTTTGACTTATAAAAATTTTTTATATCGAGATAAGATTGCAAGAAAAACTTTTGTTATCAATGATATAGATAAATGTAATGCTGTAACTGATATTAAACCAATTTTAGTGTCTAAGTCTTCAACACTTGCGGAGGTGTCAATTAAGACAGGATTTACACATCAAATAAGAGCACAATGTGCGTTTAATAAACATGCCTTGATTAATGATAAGAAATATGATTCTCAATTTGTAAAAACCAATTACTTTTTACATTCTTTTTTGATAAAATTTAACCAGTCATTATTTTTAAGAAATGAATTTTTTGTTGAACCTAGTTCAGATTTTTTAAAACAGATAAGTAATATTTTTGGTGTATATGATTTTAAGGGATTTATTTAA